From Carya illinoinensis cultivar Pawnee chromosome 5, C.illinoinensisPawnee_v1, whole genome shotgun sequence, one genomic window encodes:
- the LOC122311047 gene encoding uncharacterized protein LOC122311047, giving the protein MESFNKSHAVKLRSHIDKYLYADDDQNTVRQSRRGSSRRARWFVEFVEGKNDAIRLRSCDGKYLTATDVAFLLGMTGYKVLQTEPDEGYYWKYEWEPIQDGFQVKLRTWCGKYLRANGGTPPWRNSVTHDDPHKSSTQNWILWDVEAVEAWASESVSVLMSSRSSLSSLSDEVLGSEPVSPLSVISTASSRFSSKQSFSNKFRSGMDLFHKAKAVRLRSHHDKYLLAEDDEESVTQDRKGSSKTARWTVEFLPDSDCVIRLKSCYNKYLTASNQPFLLGMTGRKVVQSLPQRLDSSVEWEPVREGTQVKLKTRYGNFLRANGGLPPWRNSVTHDIPHRTATQDWVLWDVDIVEIQVQSPRPKSPPPQPLPHVDSLELNPSSPTPVSIKSGEFPRQESADPNVSSPPKPDGRTIYYHVTDENGVVIDEAVEGNSFTFKGNGVYELTRRLEEETGLEDIIVCNRNRFNGKLVPLRLQLPPNNASMNVIVVLPSSKVAKDFAKQGLL; this is encoded by the exons ATGGAGTCTTTCAACAAGTCCCACGCGGTGAAGCTCCGAAGCCACATCGACAAGTACCTGTACGCCGACGACGACCAGAATACGGTACGCCAGAGCCGAAGAGGCTCCTCGCGCAGAGCTAGATGGTTCGTAGAGTTTGTCGAAGGGAAAAACGACGCGATACGCTTGAGGAGCTGCGACGGAAAGTACCTCACCGCCACGGACGTCGCTTTTCTTCTAGGTATGACCGGGTACAAGGTGCTCCAGACCGAGCCGGATGAAGGTTACTACTGGAAGTACGAGTGGGAGCCGATACAGGACGGGTTCCAGGTGAAGCTGAGGACCTGGTGCGGGAAATACCTCCGCGCGAACGGAGGAACGCCGCCGTGGAGGAACTCGGTCACGCACGACGACCCGCACAAGTCGTCCACGCAGAATTGGATCCTGTGGGATGTGGAGGCGGTGGAGGCCTGGGCGTCCGAGTCGGTATCAGTGCTTATGTCGTCTCGGTCGAGCTTGTCTTCATTGTCTGATGAGGTCTTGGGTTCGGAACCGGTGTCCCCCTTGTCGGTTATCTCCACGGCTTCATCGAGATTTTCTTCAAAGCAG AGCTTTTCCAACAAGTTCCGCTCAGGAATGGACCTCTTCCACAAAGCAAAGGCGGTGCGCCTCCGTAGCCACCACGACAAGTATCTCCTAGCCGAGGACGACGAGGAGTCCGTCACCCAAGACCGAAAAGGATCCTCCAAGACTGCCCGCTGGACCGTCGAGTTCTTGCCGGACTCCGACTGCGTCATCCGCCTCAAGAGCTGCTACAACAAGTACCTCACCGCCTCCAACCAGCCCTTCTTGCTCGGTATGACCGGTCGCAAGGTGGTCCAGTCTTTGCCCCAGAGGCTCGACTCCTCTGTCGAGTGGGAACCCGTTAGAGAAGGGACCCAGGTCAAGCTCAAGACTCGGTACGGAAACTTCCTGAGGGCTAATGGCGGGCTCCCTCCCTGGCGGAACTCTGTGACCCATGATATTCCTCACAGGACCGCCACCCAGGACTGGGTACTTTGGGATGTCGATATCGTTGAGATTCAGGTTCAGTCTCCGCGTCCTAAATCTCCGCCTCCGCAACCGCTTCCACATGTTGACTCTTTGGAGTTAAATCCGAGCTCCCCAACTCCGGTTTCCATCAAATCCGGGGAATTCCCAAGACAAGAG TCTGCTGATCCTAATGTGAGTTCGCCACCCAAGCCGGATGGGAGGACTATTTACTACCATGTGACCGATGAGAATGGTGTTGTGATCGACGAAGCTGTGGAGGGAAATTCATTTACTTTTAAGGGGAATGGGGTCTATGAATTGACCCGTAGATTGGAGGAAGAGACGGGGTTAGAGGATATCATTGTGTGTAATCGTAATCGTTTTAATGGAAAGCTTGTTCCCCTTCGCTTGCAGCTTCCTCCAAACAATGCGTCTATGAATGTCATAGTGGTTTTACCGTCATCAAAAG TGGCAAAGGACTTTGCAAAACAAGGTTTATTATGA
- the LOC122310662 gene encoding glutathione S-transferase U17-like: MAKIISDDVKLLGAWPSVFVMRPRIALNIKSVDYEFLEETLGCKSQLLLQSNSVHKKVPVLIHAGKPICESLIIVQYIDEVWSSEPSILPSDPHDRAIARFWASYVDDKWFPSLRLVIGAEGERTAALIDQVTEGLVLLEEAFCNKKAAFFGGDHIGFLDIALGSMLGWLRVTENMVGVKLLDEAKTPWLVQWAENFCADAAVKGPMPQTEKLVEFAKGLLTRMRGS, translated from the exons ATGGCGAAGATCATCAGTGATGATGTCAAGCTTCTGGGTGCATGGCCGAGCGTATTTGTGATGAGGCCTCGGATTGCCTTGAATATCAAATCTGTTGACTATGAGTTTCTTGAAGAGACGCTTGGGTGTAAGAGCCAGCTTCTTCTCCAATCCAACTCTGTTCACAAGAAAGTACCGGTCCTCATCCATGCTGGTAAGCCCATCTGCGAGTCTCTTATCATTGTTCAATACATTGACGAGGTCTGGAGCTCTGAACCCTCCATCCTCCCTTCCGATCCCCATGATCGAGCTATTGCACGCTTCTGGGCTTCCTATGTTGATGATAAG TGGTTCCCATCCCTAAGACTCGTGATTGGTGCAGAAGGAGAAAGGACAGCGGCGTTGATTGACCAAGTGACCGAAGGGCTTGTTCTGTTGGAGGAAGCCTTTTGTAACAAGAAGGCGGCTTTCTTTGGGGGAGATCACATCGGGTTCCTCGATATTGCCCTGGGATCCATGTTGGGTTGGTTGAGAGTGACGGAGAACATGGTTGGGGTGAAGCTGCTAGACGAAGCAAAGACTCCTTGGCTGGTGCAATGGGCAGAGAACTTTTGTGCGGATGCTGCTGTTAAGGGTCCAATGCCACAAACTGAGAAGCTTGTAGAGTTTGCTAAGGGCCTTTTGACCAGAATGAGGGGCTCCTAG
- the LOC122310141 gene encoding uncharacterized protein LOC122310141 → MDSEVTSLSTSSPARSPSFTPSLNKSFLNPLSKYKEISLGHLSKRYTTTMNILNKLVGFGSLRVTQSTAKLQIITSIKDKDSKFRLVLVESRIHKATQKSALATGGVKKPHRFRPGTMALREIRS, encoded by the coding sequence ATGGATTCAGAGGTGACAAGCCTCTCAACTTCGTCCCCTGCCAGATCTCCTTCATTTACGCCCTCACTCAACAAATCTTTCCTGAATCCTCTctccaaatacaaagaaataTCTCTCGGACACCTCTCCAAACGATATACCACCACCATGAACATCTTGAACAAGCTTGTTGGCTTCGGCTCCCTGAGGGTTACTCAATCCACTGCAAAGCTGCAGATCATCACCTCGATCAAGGATAAGGATTCAAAGTTTAGATTGGTTCTTGTTGAGAGCAGGATTCACAAGGCCACTCAGAAGTCGGCTCTAGCTACCGGAGGAGTGAAGAAACCACACAGGTTCAGGCCTGGGACGATGGCACTAAGGGAGATCAGGAGCTGA
- the LOC122310660 gene encoding LEAF RUST 10 DISEASE-RESISTANCE LOCUS RECEPTOR-LIKE PROTEIN KINASE-like 1.5 — MPPPLSSSNLGLALFFLILYPLFRTSALAQRCSPDTVTSGSPCPPFTSPPPFPFSFSPGCGHPSFQIKCSTPHSIISINALSFSLVHYEPNSSTLTLAPNPSNETTTESAAHRKACSISDFVSIPNRSINLSGSPFRVSDGSCSRLSFLRPCSPPNLPNCSHCPWECKLIKNPLQLLHGCGSTHHSVSEQGCQSDVLGFLDNFLIKFGFQVEWDQAQDTYFSRCQDCKAINGVCGFNSSDPKKQFICFRTQSRYSPSWLREGSPKRLAILCIIFAMTCFLLLAAVILRSRRFKPSAIEEDPNTLFLHRHRSASLLPPVFTYEELESSTNGFDVKRKIGDGGFGSVYLGQLFDGRIVAVKYLHRASAGRAFSTKSFCNEILILSSIDHPNLVKLHGYCSDPRGLLLVYDYVPNGTLADHLHGPKSLYRKGSLTWQVRIDMAIQTAMAIEYLHFSVVPPIVHRDITSTNIFVERDMRIKVGDFGLSRLLVFPETSTTSASSSGYVWTGPQGTPGYLDPDYHKSCRLTEKSDVYSFGVVLLELITGSKAVDQSRDKREMALADLVVSKIHMGLLSQVVDPFLALDAEAMGGVHAVGELAFRCVAAEKDDRPDASEVVEELKRIRSRTRVDIRASNAIAGDDVVKG, encoded by the coding sequence ATGCCTCCGCCACTTTCTTCCTCCAATCTAGGCTTAGCCCTCTTCTTTCTGATACTGTACCCTTTGTTCAGAACTTCTGCACTGGCTCAAAGATGCTCTCCAGATACAGTCACGTCCGGATCTCCATGCCCACCTTTCACTTCCCCCCCTCCCTTCCCTTTCTCGTTCTCCCCCGGCTGCGGCCATCCCTCCTTTCAAATCAAATGTTCAACTCCCCACTCTATCATCTCCATTAATGCCCTGTCTTTCTCGCTCGTCCACTACGAACCCAACTCCTCCACTCTCACACTGGCCCCAAATCCCTCCAATGAGACCACAACTGAATCAGCTGCACACAGAAAGGCCTGCTCCATTTCTGATTTTGTCTCCATCCCTAATCGCTCTATCAATCTCTCAGGCTCGCCGTTTCGAGTCTCCGATGGTTCTTGTTCTCGCCTCTCTTTTCTCCGACCTTGTTCTCCTCCAAATCTCCCCAACTGCAGCCATTGCCCTTGGGAATGCAAGCTCATCAAGAACCCACTTCAGCTGCTCCATGGCTGTGGGTCCACGCACCATTCCGTCTCGGAGCAGGGTTGCCAAAGCGACGTTTTGGGCTTCCTCGATAACTTTCTGATCAAATTTGGGTTCCAGGTGGAGTGGGACCAAGCTCAGGACACTTACTTTTCTAGGTGCCAAGATTGCAAGGCCATCAATGGAGTCTGTGGCTTCAATTCCTCCGATCCAAAAAAGCAATTCATATGCTTTCGCACCCAGAGCCGCTATTCCCCGTCATGGCTTCGTGAAGGCAGCCCGAAACGACTTGCGATCTTGTGCATTATATTTGCAATGACATGTTTTCTCCTGCTTGCCGCAGTGATTCTCCGGTCCAGGCGGTTTAAACCATCAGCGATAGAAGAAGACCCAAACACTCTTTTCCTCCATCGCCATCGTTCAGCCAGTCTGCTCCCACCAGTTTTCACCTACGAAGAGCTGGAGTCCTCCACCAACGGATTTGACGTCAAGCGCAAAATCGGTGACGGCGGGTTCGGGTCCGTGTACCTGGGTCAGCTCTTCGACGGCCGAATCGTAGCCGTCAAGTATCTCCACCGTGCATCCGCTGGTCGAGCCTTCTCCACCAAGTCCTTCTGCAACGAAATCTTGATCCTCTCCTCCATTGATCATCCAAATCTCGTGAAGCTCCACGGCTATTGCAGCGACCCGAGAGGGCTTCTTTTGGTTTATGACTACGTCCCTAATGGTACACTTGCAGACCACCTTCATGGCCCAAAGAGCTTGTACCGAAAAGGCTCTTTGACTTGGCAAGTGAGGATTGACATGGCTATACAGACTGCTATGGCAATCGAGTACTTGCACTTCTCAGTCGTTCCGCCCATAGTTCACAGGGACATTACTTCTACAAATATTTTCGTGGAAAGAGATATGAGAATCAAAGTTGGTGACTTTGGGTTGTCTAGGCTGCTAGTTTTCCCAGAAACGTCGACGACGTCGGCATCCTCATCTGGGTATGTCTGGACGGGGCCTCAAGGTACGCCGGGGTACTTGGATCCAGACTATCACAAGTCGTGCCGGCTGACAGAGAAGAGTGATGTGTATAGCTTCGGGGTTGTATTGTTGGAGCTTATAACTGGGTCGAAGGCAGTAGACCAGAGCAGGGACAAGAGGGAGATGGCCCTGGCCGATCTGGTGGTCTCGAAGATCCACATGGGGCTTCTCAGCCAGGTGGTGGACCCCTTTCTGGCACTGGATGCGGAGGCCATGGGCGGTGTTCATGCGGTGGGCGAGCTCGCCTTCCGCTGCGTAGCGGCCGAGAAGGACGACCGTCCCGATGCGAGTGAGGTAGTCGAGGAGCTGAAAAGAATTCGGAGCCGTACACGTGTAGACATCCGAGCGTCGAACGCGATTGCCGGTGATGATGTGGTAAAAGGCTGA